Within the Candidatus Hydrogenedentota bacterium genome, the region TTCGAAACCCGCACCAGGGGTATTCGTGGCCGCCGCCGAAAAACTCGGCTGTTCGATCCCCGGCATTGTGCACGTGGGCGATCGCGAGCACAACGACGTGGGCGGGCCTCACGCCGTGGGCGCCCGCGCCGTGCTTCTGACCGCCGCAAAGGACCGGGGAAGTGAAAGTTCCAAGGCGGATGCCGTGTGCCGGAGTTTTGCCGATTTGCCGACCGTTATCGAAAGCCTCGAACGCTAAACACAAGGTGAGGATGTGCGCCATGGCCAACAAACCCCGTTTCCTGATACTGGACGGCTACGCAAAGGAATACCGCGACCAATTTGACGAAGTGGGCATGAAACAAGCATGGATCCTCTACCGCGACATGCTGCTGAAGTACCTTCCCGAAGCCGAATACGATGTCTGGTTATCGAGCGACGATACGAAAGGCGGCCCTACCGACGCCGAACTCCCCAACTACGCCGCCATCCTGTGGCCCGGCTGCAACCTGACCTGCTATCACGACAACGAACGGGTCACATGCCAGCTCGACCTTGTCCGCCGCGCCTACGCCGCTGGCGTCCCCGGTTTCGGAACCTGCTGGGGCATCCAGATCGCCGTTTATGTCGCGGGTGGCAGTGTTGAACCCCATCCCAAGGGCCGCGAAATGGGCCTCGCCCGCAACATTCACCTTACCCCCGAGGGGCTGCGCCACCCCTTTTTCGAAGGAAAGCCACCGGTATATTCACACTTCGTCAGCCACGACGACTACATCACTCGGCTCCCCGATTGCGCCGTCTGCCTCGC harbors:
- a CDS encoding gamma-glutamyl-gamma-aminobutyrate hydrolase family protein (Members of this family of hydrolases with an active site Cys residue belong to MEROPS family C26.), which codes for MANKPRFLILDGYAKEYRDQFDEVGMKQAWILYRDMLLKYLPEAEYDVWLSSDDTKGGPTDAELPNYAAILWPGCNLTCYHDNERVTCQLDLVRRAYAAGVPGFGTCWGIQIAVYVAGGSVEPHPKGREMGLARNIHLTPEGLRHPFFEGKPPVYSHFVSHDDYITRLPDCAVCLAGNEWSPVQAAAVKYLNGEFWAVQYHPEYDLHEMARLIVAREPRLVKQGMFRGHTDLMEYVDRIEALAADPARTDLRWQLGIDDHVLDDSIRQCEFINWLDKLVLPRVGMRRNT